From a single Desulfatirhabdium butyrativorans DSM 18734 genomic region:
- a CDS encoding thiolase C-terminal domain-containing protein: MGKRRVAIVGTGQTLHRSHRPDVNGQELIHEAVRLALADAGLTIADIDAVVIGNMDHFEGINAVDCWSVDGTGGTLKPVIKLTTGGTTGSTLAIGGVHLVASGMFDRVLIVGWEKNSESDTTGAITTAFDPVWDRLVFAGAISGLAAEAQAYMARYGATDRDAARVAVRDRRHACNNPHAQLRKPITIEDVLASPMLADPIHLLDVCPRTDGACAVIMACEGVAEKLTPVPDWIWATANRHTYTYLGDVNWGELDSMNEAARELFAKAGIREPRKEIDVIEMYQPYSFAGIIWIEDMGLVERGKGAEYIWSGATDMGGELPINPSGGVIACNPIGATGLIRCAEAALQIMGKAEARQVPDAKVAVSTGFGGCMWTDMLLHGRKKPDF, from the coding sequence ATGGGAAAACGAAGGGTCGCCATCGTCGGGACCGGACAAACCCTGCATCGAAGCCATAGGCCCGATGTGAACGGACAGGAGCTGATTCACGAGGCCGTGCGCCTTGCCCTTGCGGACGCCGGCCTGACCATAGCGGATATCGATGCCGTCGTTATCGGCAACATGGACCATTTCGAAGGCATCAACGCCGTCGACTGCTGGAGCGTCGATGGAACGGGGGGTACCCTGAAGCCCGTCATCAAGCTGACCACAGGGGGAACGACCGGAAGTACGCTTGCCATCGGCGGGGTGCACCTGGTGGCATCCGGAATGTTCGATCGGGTACTCATTGTCGGATGGGAGAAGAATTCCGAATCCGACACCACCGGAGCCATCACGACGGCCTTCGATCCGGTCTGGGACAGGCTGGTGTTCGCCGGGGCCATCTCGGGGCTTGCGGCAGAGGCTCAGGCATACATGGCCCGATACGGCGCCACAGACCGGGATGCCGCCCGGGTGGCCGTTCGAGACCGGCGGCATGCCTGCAACAACCCCCATGCGCAATTGCGCAAGCCCATCACCATCGAAGATGTGCTCGCATCCCCCATGTTGGCGGATCCCATCCACCTGCTCGATGTCTGCCCCAGAACCGATGGGGCCTGCGCGGTCATCATGGCCTGCGAGGGAGTGGCCGAAAAACTCACCCCCGTTCCAGATTGGATCTGGGCCACGGCCAACCGGCACACATATACCTATCTGGGAGATGTCAACTGGGGAGAACTCGACAGTATGAACGAAGCAGCCCGGGAACTTTTCGCCAAGGCAGGCATTCGGGAGCCTCGAAAGGAAATCGACGTCATCGAGATGTACCAGCCCTATTCCTTTGCCGGAATTATCTGGATCGAGGACATGGGTCTGGTCGAGCGAGGAAAGGGAGCGGAGTACATTTGGAGCGGGGCCACCGACATGGGCGGGGAGCTTCCCATCAACCCATCGGGAGGTGTCATTGCCTGCAATCCCATCGGTGCGACGGGGCTTATCCGCTGTGCGGAGGCGGCGCTACAGATCATGGGCAAGGCCGAAGCCAGACAGGTTCCGGATGCCAAGGTCGCCGTCAGCACCGGTTTCGGCGGATGCATGTGGACGGACATGCTGCTGCACGGCCGCAAAAAACCCGATTTTTAG
- a CDS encoding Zn-ribbon domain-containing OB-fold protein: MQNDPLVIESGDVSQPFRYAVGSYGSVFLKELKENRRFLGVRCPKCHKVFVPPRRVCGECLVEMTDFVDVGPLGRIGTFTILRYAFIDPETGEQKPVPYGYGFIRLDGADTLFQHYIDIQDESRIRIGARVEPVFADQRKASIRDVLYFRVIDETSDA, from the coding sequence ATGCAGAACGATCCCCTTGTCATCGAATCCGGTGATGTCAGCCAGCCCTTTCGATATGCCGTCGGAAGCTACGGCAGTGTCTTTCTGAAAGAACTCAAGGAGAACCGCCGCTTCCTGGGCGTTCGATGCCCGAAATGTCACAAGGTGTTCGTGCCGCCCCGGCGGGTATGCGGTGAGTGCCTCGTCGAAATGACGGATTTCGTCGACGTCGGTCCCCTTGGCCGGATCGGCACGTTCACGATCCTGCGCTACGCCTTCATCGATCCGGAAACCGGGGAGCAGAAACCCGTGCCCTACGGTTACGGCTTCATTCGGCTCGACGGAGCAGACACCCTGTTTCAGCACTATATCGACATTCAGGACGAATCCCGCATCCGGATCGGCGCCCGCGTCGAGCCGGTCTTCGCAGACCAGCGCAAGGCATCCA
- a CDS encoding thiolase family protein, with protein MEHTAIIGIGMTKIEAQKPRDTFADMAWEAVTQALTDAGIGFDDIDNVITTSNDFWDGRTISCMAVGDASGARHKNVSCVEGDGTFGAFYGLCRILSGAYGTTLVTAHSKGSESVSSLITNAAFDPLTDRALGLDALTAAAIQANIYMHRTGTTSEEAALVSVKNHGNARYNPNAQLPMDITVQDVLASERIADPLHRLDCSPISDGCCAIVLASEARARKIGRKPVWVKGVAFCSDAYYLGDRNLAEAPALVEAARKAYAQAGVSNPASEIQVAEVYDAFGFQELMWIEAMGLCGAERAGKLLADGRFGIRDRLAVNPSGGLLSGHPVIAAGLIRMAEVVRQLRGEAGDYQVDGARIGVAHGINGICGQSHCVWVLGSEQ; from the coding sequence ATGGAACACACAGCCATCATCGGTATCGGCATGACGAAGATCGAGGCCCAAAAGCCGCGAGACACCTTCGCCGACATGGCCTGGGAGGCGGTTACCCAGGCGCTGACGGATGCAGGCATCGGCTTTGACGACATCGACAATGTCATTACCACATCCAACGACTTCTGGGACGGACGGACCATTTCCTGCATGGCCGTCGGCGATGCCAGCGGCGCCCGACACAAGAACGTCTCCTGTGTGGAAGGCGACGGAACGTTCGGGGCGTTCTACGGCCTGTGCCGGATTCTCAGCGGTGCATATGGCACCACCCTTGTGACGGCCCACAGCAAGGGAAGCGAAAGCGTTTCGAGTCTCATCACCAATGCGGCCTTCGACCCGCTGACGGACCGTGCCCTGGGGCTCGATGCCCTCACGGCTGCAGCCATCCAGGCCAACATCTACATGCACCGCACGGGGACGACTTCAGAAGAGGCCGCCCTCGTATCCGTAAAGAACCATGGCAACGCCCGGTACAATCCCAACGCCCAGCTTCCGATGGACATCACCGTCCAGGATGTGCTCGCCTCCGAAAGGATCGCCGATCCCCTGCACAGGCTCGACTGCTCCCCCATCTCCGATGGGTGCTGCGCCATCGTGCTGGCCAGTGAAGCACGTGCCCGAAAGATCGGCAGAAAGCCGGTCTGGGTGAAGGGGGTCGCCTTCTGTTCGGATGCCTATTATCTGGGCGACCGAAATCTGGCCGAAGCTCCGGCCCTGGTGGAAGCCGCCCGAAAAGCCTATGCACAGGCAGGCGTATCGAACCCGGCTTCCGAAATCCAGGTGGCCGAAGTTTACGACGCCTTCGGGTTTCAGGAATTGATGTGGATCGAAGCCATGGGGCTTTGTGGGGCGGAGCGGGCCGGAAAGCTGCTGGCAGATGGCCGGTTCGGCATTCGCGATCGGCTGGCGGTCAACCCATCTGGCGGACTTCTTTCCGGACATCCGGTCATTGCGGCCGGCCTCATCCGCATGGCCGAAGTCGTGCGACAACTGCGGGGGGAAGCCGGGGACTATCAGGTGGACGGAGCCCGAATAGGGGTTGCCCACGGCATCAACGGCATTTGCGGCCAATCCCACTGCGTCTGGGTATTGGGTTCTGAACAATGA
- a CDS encoding AMP-dependent synthetase/ligase produces MEKTINEVFRNRCERYKDRLAVEKKRGGVWHGATWRQYYERASAVGLAFRDMGIVKGDRIAILSENRLEWLYTDMGTLGIGAVLVPVYPTLTAEDVHHLLKDSGSRIFVVENEEQLRKALTVWDRLPALERVIVCDPCPSAADNPRIMTFDALLEKGAVLRNASPEAFSVMAGEVEPSDLATIVYTSGTTGLPKGAMITHENIMAVVLSLDAIHPKFANDTDQAVPFLPLTHVFERAAGHFYGMYVGITSSYAESINTLLADFAERKPTIILAVPRVCEKVYQKILLQVQSQPKWKQKIFHWGHDIGLRISALREAHQPIPPLLKWQYDVAYRMIFQKLRDNLGGRVRWMTASGAPTSRDIILFFNASGITVIEGYGMTECFAPATMSHLDDYKIGTVGKAIPGVSIRIAEDGEILIKGKNVFKGYWNLPEETAAVFTEDGWLRSGDIGVLDQEGFLTITDRKKHLIITSGGKNVAPQKIENLFLSDPLFQHVIVIGERRKFLSALIGIQLDQAAHLARARGIAFGKPADLLDNPAFLQIVEEHVQERNTHLARFETIKKYHILRQELSQETGELTPSMKLKRNVIFKKYEREIEAMYAE; encoded by the coding sequence ATGGAAAAGACCATCAACGAGGTGTTCCGGAACCGATGCGAACGCTACAAGGATCGGCTTGCCGTCGAAAAGAAACGGGGTGGTGTTTGGCATGGAGCCACATGGCGGCAGTACTATGAAAGAGCCTCCGCCGTCGGGCTGGCCTTTCGGGATATGGGCATCGTCAAGGGCGATCGCATCGCCATTCTCTCGGAAAACCGTCTCGAATGGCTCTATACGGACATGGGAACGCTCGGCATCGGGGCAGTTCTCGTACCCGTCTATCCGACCCTGACGGCGGAAGACGTCCATCACCTGCTGAAAGATTCCGGAAGTCGGATCTTCGTGGTCGAAAACGAAGAACAGCTCCGTAAGGCCCTGACCGTGTGGGATCGGCTCCCCGCACTCGAACGGGTGATCGTTTGCGATCCTTGCCCATCGGCGGCCGACAATCCCCGAATCATGACCTTCGATGCCTTGCTCGAAAAAGGGGCTGTGTTGCGAAACGCCTCGCCCGAAGCGTTTTCGGTCATGGCAGGCGAAGTGGAACCGTCGGATTTGGCCACCATCGTCTACACATCCGGCACGACGGGTCTTCCCAAGGGGGCCATGATCACCCACGAAAACATCATGGCTGTCGTTCTCTCCCTGGATGCCATCCATCCCAAATTTGCCAACGATACCGACCAGGCCGTCCCCTTCCTGCCGCTGACCCACGTCTTCGAACGAGCTGCCGGCCATTTCTACGGCATGTATGTCGGCATCACCTCTTCCTACGCCGAAAGCATCAACACCCTGCTTGCCGATTTTGCGGAGCGAAAGCCGACCATCATTCTGGCTGTTCCCCGGGTGTGTGAGAAGGTCTATCAGAAGATTTTGCTTCAGGTGCAGTCTCAGCCGAAATGGAAACAGAAGATCTTCCATTGGGGACACGATATCGGGCTTCGGATCAGCGCACTCCGGGAAGCCCACCAACCGATTCCGCCGCTGTTGAAATGGCAATACGATGTCGCCTACCGGATGATTTTCCAGAAGCTTCGGGACAATCTTGGCGGCAGGGTCCGCTGGATGACGGCCTCCGGCGCACCGACTTCGCGGGACATCATCCTGTTTTTCAACGCATCGGGCATTACCGTGATTGAAGGATACGGGATGACGGAATGCTTTGCCCCGGCCACAATGAGCCATCTGGACGATTACAAGATCGGAACGGTCGGAAAAGCCATTCCCGGCGTATCGATCCGAATCGCGGAAGACGGAGAAATCCTCATCAAAGGGAAAAACGTCTTCAAGGGATATTGGAACCTGCCGGAGGAAACCGCTGCCGTGTTCACCGAAGACGGTTGGCTGCGAAGCGGGGATATCGGTGTGTTGGATCAGGAAGGCTTTCTCACGATCACGGACAGAAAGAAGCATCTGATCATCACATCGGGGGGCAAGAACGTCGCCCCCCAGAAAATCGAGAACCTCTTTTTGAGCGATCCGCTGTTCCAGCATGTTATCGTCATCGGAGAACGACGCAAATTCTTGAGTGCGCTGATCGGTATCCAGCTCGATCAGGCGGCGCATTTGGCCCGAGCTCGGGGAATTGCCTTCGGAAAGCCTGCGGATCTACTCGACAATCCGGCCTTCCTGCAGATCGTCGAGGAACACGTTCAGGAGCGCAACACCCACCTGGCCCGGTTTGAAACCATCAAGAAATACCATATCCTGCGACAGGAGCTTTCCCAGGAAACCGGGGAACTCACCCCGTCGATGAAACTGAAGCGAAACGTCATTTTCAAGAAATATGAACGGGAAATCGAGGCAATGTATGCCGAATGA
- a CDS encoding acyl-CoA synthetase: MDSEFVIQGPKSVEEIEKVPYLERFPERNTLQAIEAGAAIDPKAVAISFLMNGDAYETPIQVTYGQLIHRIRQCANMFADLGIGPNDVVTYLLPNLPQTHFVLWGAEAAGIVNPINPLLEAGTIRDICRAAKTKVLVALTQFPGSQIWEKVMAIRNEIPTLTHVIRVMGPSDPAENILGFDETIEKYPGDRLTFSRTIQPDDISSLYHTGGTTGTPKLAKRTHFNEVIMGWDIRAMGGLSRSSSLLCGLPLFHVNGTTVTGLAPFSVGAHVVILSPSGYREPTIIKNFFKIVEKYRATNFSAVPTALSTLLDVPVAGADISSLQYAICGAAPLSVELFRRFEAHTGMKILEGYGLTEGACASSINPKDGERKIGSIGIRMPYQEMRVVILDEAGNYVRDAKPNEIGVVAIHGPNVFKGYVEDVHNKGIWIDGDWFNTGDLGRMDEDGYFWLTGRKKELIIRGGHNIDPAAIEEPIYRLPQVKVVASVGKPDPHAGEVPVAYVELVEGAGLTEEAILEHAKQTIGERAAVPKEIIVVDKIPLTPVGKIFKPALRWDAIRRTYSQELTALGSLIRKVDVQVGEDKVHGTLATFHVTPAEGVDPDMIREKIREILARYTVKYEVVFG; the protein is encoded by the coding sequence ATGGATAGCGAATTTGTCATTCAAGGTCCCAAAAGCGTGGAAGAAATCGAGAAGGTTCCTTACCTGGAGCGGTTTCCCGAACGGAACACCCTGCAGGCGATCGAAGCCGGGGCCGCCATCGACCCGAAGGCCGTTGCCATCAGCTTCCTGATGAACGGGGATGCCTATGAAACACCGATTCAGGTCACCTACGGCCAGCTCATCCACCGGATTCGGCAATGCGCCAACATGTTCGCCGATCTGGGGATCGGACCGAACGACGTCGTCACCTACCTCTTGCCCAATCTTCCCCAGACCCATTTCGTGCTCTGGGGAGCCGAGGCCGCCGGAATCGTCAATCCGATCAATCCCTTGCTGGAGGCAGGCACCATCCGGGATATCTGCCGGGCCGCCAAAACCAAAGTGCTGGTTGCCCTCACCCAGTTTCCCGGCTCTCAGATCTGGGAAAAGGTCATGGCCATCAGGAACGAGATTCCCACCCTGACCCACGTGATCCGGGTGATGGGGCCCTCCGATCCGGCGGAAAACATTCTCGGTTTCGACGAAACCATCGAAAAGTATCCGGGGGATCGGCTGACGTTTTCCAGAACCATTCAACCGGACGACATTTCCTCCCTCTATCATACCGGTGGAACCACCGGAACGCCGAAACTGGCGAAAAGAACGCATTTCAACGAAGTCATCATGGGTTGGGACATCCGGGCCATGGGAGGTTTGAGCCGTTCCTCCTCTCTGTTGTGCGGTCTTCCGCTGTTTCATGTCAACGGAACGACCGTGACCGGCCTTGCGCCCTTTTCGGTCGGCGCCCATGTCGTCATCCTTTCTCCGTCCGGGTATCGGGAGCCGACCATCATCAAGAATTTCTTCAAGATCGTCGAAAAATACCGGGCGACGAATTTCTCGGCGGTTCCGACGGCCCTTTCCACCCTGCTCGATGTGCCGGTTGCAGGAGCGGACATCTCCTCTCTTCAATATGCCATCTGCGGGGCTGCACCGCTCAGCGTCGAATTGTTCCGGCGGTTCGAGGCCCACACCGGCATGAAGATTCTGGAAGGATACGGATTGACGGAAGGGGCATGCGCTTCTTCGATCAACCCCAAAGACGGGGAGCGAAAGATCGGCAGTATCGGCATCCGCATGCCTTATCAGGAGATGCGGGTCGTCATCCTGGATGAGGCAGGCAACTATGTTCGGGATGCGAAGCCGAACGAAATCGGAGTCGTCGCCATTCACGGACCCAATGTATTCAAGGGTTATGTGGAGGACGTGCACAACAAGGGCATCTGGATCGACGGCGACTGGTTCAACACGGGGGACTTGGGACGGATGGACGAGGATGGCTATTTCTGGCTGACCGGCCGGAAGAAGGAGCTCATCATCCGGGGCGGGCACAACATCGATCCGGCGGCCATCGAAGAACCCATTTACCGCCTGCCGCAGGTGAAGGTCGTCGCCTCCGTCGGAAAACCCGATCCCCATGCCGGAGAGGTTCCGGTGGCCTATGTCGAGCTGGTGGAAGGAGCGGGGCTCACGGAAGAGGCCATTCTGGAACATGCCAAACAGACGATCGGGGAACGAGCCGCCGTTCCCAAGGAAATCATCGTCGTAGACAAGATCCCGCTTACGCCGGTCGGCAAGATCTTCAAGCCTGCGCTGCGATGGGATGCCATCCGGCGTACCTACAGCCAGGAATTGACTGCGCTGGGCAGCCTTATCCGAAAGGTAGACGTTCAGGTGGGCGAAGACAAGGTGCACGGAACGCTTGCAACCTTTCACGTCACGCCTGCGGAAGGCGTCGATCCGGATATGATTCGGGAGAAGATCCGTGAAATTTTGGCCCGGTACACCGTGAAGTATGAGGTGGTTTTCGGGTAG
- a CDS encoding Zn-ribbon domain-containing OB-fold protein yields the protein MNDLLAAVEPLVVESGIRVPYSWWAGETIGRFLTALRDERRIYATRCDRCHRVMVPPRKTCPLCFAENLPWQEVADTGTVQGFTIIRKERAALKRPVPAVMGLILLDGATTALLHAIADVDPEAVHIGMRVKAKFAEVRKGHILDIAYFRPVVS from the coding sequence ATGAACGATTTGTTGGCTGCCGTCGAACCGCTGGTTGTCGAAAGCGGCATCCGGGTTCCCTACTCGTGGTGGGCGGGAGAGACCATCGGCCGTTTCTTGACGGCCCTGCGGGATGAGCGCCGTATCTATGCCACCCGATGCGACCGTTGTCATCGGGTGATGGTCCCGCCCCGAAAGACATGCCCGTTGTGTTTTGCCGAAAACCTTCCGTGGCAGGAAGTAGCCGACACCGGTACGGTTCAGGGATTCACGATCATCCGAAAGGAAAGGGCTGCGTTGAAGAGGCCGGTTCCGGCCGTGATGGGGCTCATTTTGCTCGACGGCGCTACCACGGCGTTACTTCACGCCATTGCGGACGTCGATCCGGAAGCGGTTCATATCGGAATGCGGGTGAAGGCCAAGTTCGCCGAGGTCCGTAAGGGCCACATTCTCGATATCGCGTATTTTCGACCAGTCGTTTCTTGA